In Arsenicicoccus dermatophilus, a genomic segment contains:
- a CDS encoding LamG-like jellyroll fold domain-containing protein: MCRDIVSSPSRRAVLTGGTAAGLGGLVLGTAGSATAAGAGEDAEVLATQATHRRPQVGPQQFTLAVMPDTQYLFDDAAIHPEPVVSSLAYLHAERDRQGIAFLAHLGDLTQNGAQQEIDAISRAWDRLRGSRIPFATLAGNHDVGSRTDDQRGSSPYLSRFRPRVGQPGVVAVSPDGYNSVHTFTGAGRQWLLLSLDWRLSAQGFAWAAGVLAAYRHLPTILTTHEMVSADTGDGAGILSDYGRTLWDRLVKDHDQVFLTVNGHFWPSGRLVQRNAAGHEVHCHLANYQERYYGGAAMMRLYRFDLARGVIDVETLAPWVQQLDPARRGKLMQEELVVTGPLDRFTVEIDFDERFRGFAPAPVRPARPAAQLLVPGTLAYWRWDGSGGGTLARGSRVRDLSGHGNDLEVVAQGSTPVRLDPGFHPDQPGHGSIRLGGTDAKDGDHLRTVDGAPLNAETFERGYTVEAFFRLPDTWTGRDAWTALLSRQGTAKAAGKKPGDPDEPVVTLSLSGDRELQWCVCPHSLDTSLTSWGHELRLDRWWHVAVVNDTRHTTMYVEGCPVVRNPATANRGLTTLGKRWLVGGYEYADVLDTVFRGGLGDLRVVGRPLAPREFLNA; this comes from the coding sequence ATGTGCCGCGACATCGTCTCGTCCCCCTCCCGCCGTGCCGTCCTGACCGGGGGCACGGCAGCCGGGCTCGGCGGTCTCGTGCTCGGCACGGCCGGCTCCGCCACCGCGGCCGGCGCGGGCGAGGACGCCGAGGTCCTGGCGACGCAGGCCACGCATCGGCGACCGCAGGTCGGTCCCCAGCAGTTCACCCTCGCGGTCATGCCGGACACGCAGTACCTCTTCGACGACGCCGCGATCCACCCCGAGCCGGTCGTCTCCTCCCTGGCCTACCTGCACGCCGAGCGCGACCGGCAGGGCATCGCCTTCCTCGCCCACCTCGGCGACCTCACCCAGAACGGCGCCCAGCAGGAGATCGACGCCATCTCCCGGGCCTGGGACCGACTGCGCGGCAGCCGGATCCCCTTCGCCACCCTCGCGGGCAACCACGACGTGGGCAGCCGCACCGACGACCAGCGGGGTTCCTCGCCCTATCTCTCGCGATTCCGCCCCCGGGTGGGGCAGCCGGGGGTCGTCGCGGTCAGCCCGGACGGCTACAACAGCGTGCACACCTTCACCGGCGCCGGCCGGCAGTGGCTGCTGCTGTCCCTCGACTGGCGTCTGTCGGCGCAGGGCTTCGCCTGGGCCGCAGGCGTCCTCGCGGCATACCGCCACCTGCCGACCATCCTCACCACCCACGAGATGGTCAGCGCGGACACCGGCGACGGGGCCGGGATCCTGTCGGACTACGGCCGCACCCTGTGGGATCGGCTCGTCAAGGACCACGACCAGGTGTTCCTCACCGTCAACGGGCACTTCTGGCCCTCCGGCAGGCTCGTGCAGCGCAACGCCGCCGGCCACGAGGTCCACTGCCACCTGGCCAACTACCAGGAGCGCTACTACGGCGGCGCGGCCATGATGCGGCTCTACCGCTTCGACCTGGCCCGGGGCGTCATCGACGTGGAGACCCTGGCCCCCTGGGTCCAGCAGCTCGACCCCGCCCGCCGGGGCAAGCTCATGCAGGAGGAGCTGGTCGTCACCGGGCCGCTGGACCGGTTCACCGTCGAGATCGACTTCGACGAGCGCTTCAGGGGATTCGCGCCGGCGCCCGTGCGCCCCGCCCGTCCCGCCGCGCAGCTGCTCGTTCCCGGCACGCTGGCCTACTGGCGCTGGGACGGCTCGGGCGGCGGCACCCTCGCCCGCGGCTCCCGGGTCCGGGACCTGTCCGGTCACGGCAACGACCTCGAGGTGGTCGCCCAGGGCTCGACGCCCGTGCGGCTCGATCCCGGCTTCCACCCTGACCAGCCCGGGCACGGCAGCATCCGGCTCGGCGGCACCGACGCCAAGGACGGCGACCACCTGCGCACCGTCGACGGGGCACCCCTCAACGCCGAGACCTTCGAGCGCGGCTACACCGTCGAGGCGTTCTTCCGGCTGCCCGACACCTGGACCGGGCGCGACGCCTGGACCGCGCTGCTGTCACGGCAGGGCACGGCCAAGGCCGCCGGCAAGAAGCCGGGCGACCCCGACGAGCCGGTCGTGACGCTGAGCCTGTCCGGTGACCGCGAGCTGCAGTGGTGCGTCTGTCCCCACAGCCTGGACACCTCGCTGACGAGCTGGGGCCACGAGCTGCGCCTGGACCGGTGGTGGCACGTCGCGGTCGTCAACGACACGCGGCACACCACGATGTATGTCGAGGGCTGCCCGGTCGTCCGCAACCCCGCCACCGCCAACCGTGGCCTCACCACCCTCGGGAAGCGCTGGCTGGTCGGCGGCTACGAGTACGCCGACGTCCTGGACACGGTGTTCCGCGGCGGGCTCGGCGACCTGCGCGTGGTCGGCCGTCCGCTCGCGCCGCGGGAGTTCCTGAACGCCTGA